Genomic window (Propionibacteriaceae bacterium ZF39):
AGCGCGCGAACTCTATTCGGGCGCCCTCTTGAAATCTGTAGTTACGACAACTAATAATGTTGTCACGGCAACATTGCTCTGGAGGTTGAACCATGCATCACACCGTCACCTGCACCCAAACCCTCGACGCCGAACCCGCCGACGTCTGGGCGGCCTGGATCGACATGGAGTCCTATCCCACCTGGGACCCTCGCGAGGAGGAGCTGCGCCTCGACGGGCCTTTCGGCGAAGGGGCGACGGGCTGGTCCAAGCAGGTCGGCCCGAGGCCCGGCACCCGGTTCACGATCACCGACGTGGATCCCGGCCGGGGCTTCACGACCACCTGTCCCTTGCCCGGCGGCGCCCTCGAAATCCGCCATCGGATCGAGGGCGGCACTCCGACGGGTGTGCGGGTCGAGAAGACCTATACCGCTCGCGGGCCGATGACCCTGGCGTTCCGGCTGGTCTTCGCGCGGGGGATTCGGGCGAGTACGCCCGGCACGTTCGCAGCCCTCGAGGCCGAGGCGCGCTCCCGGAGCCTGCGGTGACCCCTGAGGGCTCCGGTGCGACCCCAGAGGCGGTTGGCCCCCTGGCCAGCACCGGCTATTGGCTGCATCGCATCAGCCTGGCGTGGCTGCGCGACCTGGATGCGGCGCTGACGCCACTCGGGCTGACCCACACGCAGTTCCTGGTGCTGGGAGCCGTGGGCTGGTTGAGCCGGGAGAACGAGACTCCTCGGCAGCAGGCCGTGGCGGATTTCGCCGGAGTCGACCGGATGATGACGTCCAAAGTTCTGGCCGCACTGGAGAAGGCTGACCTGGTGGAGCGCGTACCCGATCCGGACGACGCCCGCGGACGGTTGTGTCATCTCACCCCGGTCGGCCGTGCCACTCTCGACGCCGCCACCAACGAGGCCCGCCACGTCGATGCCGAGTGGTTCGACGACCTTCACCTGCGCGACAGCCTCCGGCGGCAGCTCGCTCGCCGGGGCTGACGCGCGGAGGGATCAGCCGGCGCTGGTGTCCGTGCCCGAGCTGCCGTAGGTCCCGGTGCCGGAGCCGGACGAGCCCGTCCCGCCCGAGGTGCCCGTCCCGCTCGAGGTGCCGGTGCCGCCGGAGGTGCCCGAGCCCGTGCCCGAACCCGCTCCGCCGGTAGCCCCCGTGGTGGGCTGGCTTCCCGTGGTCGCGCGGGTCGTGGGCTGGGTCGAGGCGCCGGTGGTCGGGGCGGTCGTCGCGCCCGTGGTCGGGGCGGTGGTCGCGCCGGTCGTGGGCTCGGTGGTGGGTTCGGTCGTGGCGCTGGCCGAGGCCTCCGGCGTGGGGGCCGCGCTGGGGTCGCGATCGCTCTGGCGCTGCTGCTCGGTCGGGCCTGTATGCGTACGCGTCGCCGGCTCGCCGCGGGAAATCTGGCTCACGGTCGTACCTTCGCCGCCGGAGACCGATTTGCCCGTGAACGCCTCGAACCCGGTCACCACCAACGCCGCCAGGATGAACACCGCGGCCGCCGTGGCAAGAATCTTGAAGGGGGAGAACCAGCGCTTGTCCTTCGCTCCCTGAGCCGCAATGGCAGCGGTCGGCAGCGCGCGTGTCTTGTCAGCCGCACCGAAGAGCGCCGTCGGATCGTCCGCATCGGCTTCCTTGAGCGCCGTCGCGACGGTCACCGGAACGGTGCCGCCCAGCTTCAGCCGCGCGCGTACGCTCCCCAGCCCGTCCCTGGTCTTGTCCATGCTCCGCGTATACAGCGCACCGCCCACCGCGATCGTCACACTCGTCAGCGCGGCACCCGCCACGGTCCCGGCCAGGCCGAGCTGGCCGCCGAGCATCGCTGCGGTCACGGACGCCAGCGCGCCACCGACCACAGCGGTCGGCTTGAGTCCGAGGAACGGTTCCTTCTCCTTCTCCTCGGCACCTGATTCAGGGCTCGCCTCCCCTTCGGCGATTGGCACCGAAGCCCCCGGGGCCAGGGCATCCGCCCGGGTCGTGGGGTCGAGTTCGGTCACCAAACCGACGGGCCTGTCGAAGGGCTCGCCGGTGGGGAAGCTGGTGTCGAAATCCTTGGTTGAACGCATCTGTGTCCTGTGTCGGTGTTGTTGGGGTGTGCGCCCGAGGGCGCCTGTCCGACGCCTCATCGGCACGACCACGGTAGTTCGCCGACTCCCTCATTCAATGGGCCTGTTCCGGAGCAGGGGACAGCCTCGGACCATGGGCCGACCCGGGCTTCGAACGCCTGCTCCCGGGGTGGCAGCGCCTCCCCGTCGAAGGGGGACGAGGCTCCCCGACAACGTGATTCGTGTTCGCCCCCGGCAGACGAATAATCCCTTGCCCCACCGGGATCGGAGGCCTAGCGTTGGTGTCACGCAGGAAAGGAGGTGGTCGATCAATGATGTTTGATCGGACTTGTGAGGTGGCTCGCCGCTGAGGCGTCCACTCGGTCAACTCATCCGAGCGTGACCGTTGCGGACCGTGGCGAATTCACCCGAGCCACCGGACCCGTGGGAGCCGACTTGGTCCAGTCGGCAGCGCACAGCGCATCCCACGGGTCTTTACATTTTTCCCGCTCGATCCGTCTTATTCCGGCATCACTTGCCGAACTTCTTGTGCTGCTCCGATACTTTGTCTGTTTAGCGACAAAGAAGGGGCCAGCGTGAGCGGGACGGAGCGTCCGATGCCTGAGACTTCCCTGGCGGGAGTCCTGAATGAGTTGGTTCTGGGCGATCCCACGATCGAGCAGGTGCTCGACCGGGTCCTCGACCTGGCGATGCGGCTGATCCCGCACGTCGACGGTGCCAGCATCACGCTGTTCCGGGCCGACATGAAGCCCTACACGTTGCGCGCCTCCGACGAGTGGGTGCGCACGGTCGACAAGCTGCAGTACGAGCTGCTGCAGGGACCCTGCATCGAGGTTGCCGCCACGAGTGCGCCCACCTCCGGCAGCGCGGATCTGGCCTCGTCGACGGACTGGCCGGTGTTCGGTCCGGCGGCCTCCGAGGCGGGCGTACGCTCGCTGCTCGCGGCGGGTCTCTCCGCCCACCCGGACCCCAATGTCCCCACCAGCCCGCCCGGGGCCCTCAACCTCTATTCGAGGCACTCGGCCGCGTTCACCGCAGAGGAGCGGGAGGAGGCCCTGCTCCTGGCGGCCATCGCCGGAATCGGCGTCCAACTCGTGGCCGCGCGCAACGACGTCGAGCGACTGCGCGAGGCCCTGTCGAGCCGCGACGTCATCGGGCAGGCGAAAGGCATTCTGATGGAACGCCATGGCGTCGACGATGCCGCCGCTTTCACGATCCTCCGTCGTGCGTCGAACGACCTCAATGTGAAGCTCCGCGATGTCGCAGCCGAGCTCGCGGCATCAGCCGGGCTAGCTCCGGACGTGACGCCGAGGAACGGTTCGCACGCGGACCGACCCGCCAAGAAGTGAACCTGCCGAACTCGATTCCTGCCCTGTGATTGACTGGGTACAAGTGCGTGGTCGAGCAGAAGTGCCATGTGTGGATTTCAGCCCGAATGGTTTCTGTCTCCATGCCCCACGACCTGTCTGCGGTCCCTGCAGACTCTCTCCGCCCGCAACGGTCGACCCTCGACCACTGCGTTGACACGATCCTTTCGCCCGCGCGCCATGACTCGCCGGACGATGTAGCCGCGCTCGTCGCCGAGGTGGTGATGGTGGCCCTGCCGCTGGCGGACTCCCTGGCCCGGCGCTACCAGGGCCGCGGCGTCGACCCGGACGACTTGCTCCAGGTGGCCCGGCTGGGCCTGGTCAAGGCCGCGCAGCGCTATCGCCCCGGATCGCCCGGCGGATTCTCCGCGTACGCCATCCCCACGATCACCGGCGAGATCAAGCGCCACTTCCGTGATCACCAGTGGCTGGTACGCCCACCCCGCGCGATCCAGGACCTCCGCCGCCGCGTCGCCGATTGTCGAGGTGCTCTGAGCCAGGCGCTGGGGCGTACGGTCACCGACGAGGAGATTGCGCGCGAACTGGGGATCGACGCCGATCTGGTGCGGGCTGTGGTGCTGGCCGGGGGCGCCTATGGAGCCACCTCCGACGAGGCTCTGGCCGAACACCCGGTGCGCGAGCATGGCTTCGATCACGTCCTCGGCTACCTCACGATGCAATCGCTGCTCGACCGCCTGGACGAGCGGGACGCGCGCCTGTTCCTGCTCCGCTTCGTCGAGGGCTGGAGCCAGTCGGCGATCGCGGCCGAACTGGGCGTCAGTCAGATGCAGGTATCACGCCTCCTCGGGCGCCTGACGCTGCGGATTCGGCGCGAACTGGGAGCTCAGGACCCGACAGACTGACTCCGTTCCCTTGGTCCTGCGACCGAGATCCGCGCGCCAGCGGGGAGTATGAGGCGTCGCATTCGGCATCCAGAGCTCTGCCTGGGCATCCGGGCGGGCCAGCAGGCAACAGCGCAACAGGGTGGCGGGGGCGAGCCCGCCGGCGAGGTCGACGAGCCAGGCATCCGGGCCCGCGGTCGCATAGGCCGCGAGCCAGCCGTCCGCATCCAGCGTCTCCGCCCCGGCGGGCCAGCCGAGCTGTGCTCGCACCTGGGGTGACAGGGACCGATGCGCGTCAGCGGCCAGAGTGAGGGTCCGCTCCAGCGACTCGCGGGCGAACTCCTCCGACTGGCCGAGCTGCTCCAGGCGGTGGATGAGCGGCGCGCCTGCGGCGATCATCACCATCAGCTCGGGGTCGGGAGAGGGATGGCGCTGGGCGTTGTCGAAGGCTTCGACGAGGTCCGGCGGCACCACGTCCGACAGGGGCACCAACAAGCGGGTGTGGTCGATCATGAGCCGAGGGCCGGCAGCGGTGGACGTGGGCAAGAGGACCTCCTTCGAGGCCTGAATACCCCACCATGCCCCTCCTCAAACCTCAAGGAGCCCCAGATGAGAACAACATCATCCGTATTTGTTCGGCCAGCCCGGGATTCGCCGCCAGCGTGAACGCCCAGCCCTCCCGGCTACCGGCCTCCAGGCCGCTCACAACGGCCCCCGCTTCCCGGGCTATGAGGGCACCCGCGGCGTGGTCCCAGGGGTGGAGCCCGGTCTCCCAATAGGCGTCCAACCGGCCCGCGGCCACCCCGCACAGGTCGAGGCTCGCCGCGCCCATCCGCCGCAGGTCGCGGACCCGGCCGATGACCCGCGCAGCGATCGCCGCCTGTTCGAGGCGTCGTTCTGCGGCGTACGCGAAGCCGGTCGCCACCAGCGCCGACGCGAGTTCCGACCGGGGCTCCAGCTCGAGCGGACGGTCATTGAGCGTGGCACCCACCCCGGCCGCTGCGGCGTACATCTCGCGGGCGAGCGGGTTCACCACGCAGCCCGCGAGCGTACGCCAGGTCGCCGGGTCGGGATCGCCCTCGACGACAGCGACGGAGACCGCCCAGGCGGGGATGTCGTAGAGATAGTTCACGGTGCCGTCGATGGGATCGATGACCCACGTCAGCCCGCTGGTCGACGCGACGCCCTCGCCCTCCTCGCCCAGAATCCCGTCATCGGGACGGGCGCGGAGGAGCTCGGAGACCAGGTACGCCTCCGTCTCCTGGTCGGCCCGCGTCACGACATCGGTCGGCGTGGATTTCAGCCCCGTCAGCTCGACGCCCTCGCGGCGGGCCCGGGCGGCGCGCTCGGCGGCCTCCGCGGTGACGCGCCGCGCCAAAGTCAACAACGAATCGTTCACGGACGGCTCCCCGGGGGCAGGTGATGTCGCACTGAGCGTACTCGGCAGGAATTGCCCGGAATGATCGAAGGCCGAAGGGCGCATCCGGGGGATCGAACGGGCGTACGCTCCCGCCATGGGTTATTTCGGCAATGTCGTGACCTACGAGGAAGTCGTGCGCGCGCTGCGCTATCGGATCCTGGAGGAATACAAGGAGGGCGCCGAGTACGCCCGTCTGGCCGCAGTCGGCGAGGCGATTCTGCGTGAGCACGTGCCCGAGAGCCACAAGGTCGGCGACCCCTGCCCCAAGTGCGGGACCGAGGCGTTTCCGTGCGAGATCATCGTCGACTACGTGGCCCATCCCGACTGATTCCCGACGCGTCCCACCGCTAGGGTTGGCGGCATGATGCAGAACCTTCGGGAATACATCGATCGGCTGCGCGCCGAGGGCTACACGGTCGGCAATGCCAAGGATGAGGATCCCGACCTGATCGACCCGGGTGGCAAGGCGGTCGAGACCTGGGAAGAGGACTATCCGTATGACACGCGGATGTCGCGTGACGAATACGACGAGATCAAATATCAGCTCCAGGTCGAGCTGCTGAAGGCGCAGTACTGGTCGGAGGACAATGACCTCCGCCACATCATCATTTTCGAGGGCCGCGATGCCGCCGGCAAGGGTGGCACCATCAAGCGCTTCACCCAGCACCTCAATCCGCGGATGGCCCGTGTCGTCGCCCTGGCCAAGCCCAGCGACCGCGAGCGCGGGCAGTGGTATTTCCAGCGATACATCCAGCACTTCCCGACCTTCGGGGAGCTCGTGATGTTCGACCGGTCGTGGTACAACCGGGCCGGCGTCGAGCGCGTCATGGGGTTCTGCACCGATGACGAATACGAGCAGTTCATGGCCCAGGCGCCGGCGTTCGAGAAGATGATCGTCGAGTCGGGTATTCACCTGACCAAGTTCTGGTTCTCCGTGACCCAGCACGAGCAGCGGACCCGGTTCGCGATCCGTCAGATCGACCCCGTTCGTCAGTGGAAGCTGTCGCCCATGGACCTCGAGTCCCTCGACAAGTGGGAGGCGTACACGAGTGCGAAGGAGCAGATGTTCCTCCGCACCGACACCGACTGGGCGCCCTGGACGACGATCAAGTCGAACGACAAGAAGCGGGCGCGCATCGAGGCGATGCGGGCGTTCCTGGTGCAGTTCGACTATCCGGACAAGAACCACGAGATCATCGGCACTCCCGACCCGCTGATCGTCCGACGCGGTCGGGACGCCGTCGGCGACTGACCGGAAGGGCCCATTAGGCGCGGATCAACTCCGCGTACTTCATGCCTGCCTCAAAGCGGGAACGGGCCCCCAGCACCTGCCGTACGCAGGCCATCTCGCTCCTGATCGAGCGGGCGGACAGGCCGAGTTCGCGGCTCACCTGCTCGTCGGTCAGGCCGTCGGCGAGCATCTCGAGCACCCGGCGCTGCCGGTCGGTGAAACGGTTGATCGTGATCGCGGCGGTGTCGGTCAGGGGAGCGGCCGTCGCCCAGATCTGCTCGAAGCGACTCGCTGCCATGCGGATCAGGGCGGGATTGTTGATGCGCACGGATTCCGGCTCGCCGCGGCCGAGGACGCCCGTGAGTTCGACCAGGGCGATCTTGCGGTTGACGATCGTGAGGCGCTTGGTGGCGCGTTCGGACAGGCGCACGTCCACGCCCTCCTCCGACAGCGCCACAAGATGGTCCAGCGTGGGACCGGTCGCGATCTCCGGCGGAACGAGGACCCGGGTGGCCCGGGCCCGGGCGGAAGGGCCCTGGGGGCGGGGGCCGAAACGCGTGATGATCGAGAGTCGCTCGCTGGCGCGCATGCCGTCGAGCTCGGAGAGCTTGCGGCGCATCGCGGGCATGCCGGACATGAACCGGACATCGATGCCGGCGCGCTCGAGGCAGGCACTGCGGAACTGGCGCAGGAACGGGTCGACCGCCGGCGGTTCGGGGCTGATAACGGTGGCGGACACGGCTCTCCTCCCGGGTGGAGCGCCGCAGTTCGGCGCACGTCTGGGACCCTAGGTGAGCCGGATGCGAAACCTCCTCTTCCCGGGGGCGGAAGTTTCCTTCCTGTTCCGGAGTGTGCTCTGACCAGGGGGAACGCCCTGGTTTCCGTGTTCAGCTTCCGGAGATTACTGACCAGTAGCACAATGGGAGGATGATCGGACGTCTCCACCATGTTGTGCTGCCCAGCCGTGATCCGCGGCAGGCCGCGCAGTTCTGGTCGCGCATCCTCAGCCTCCCGATCGTCGCCGACTCCGGCGACCGGGTTATCGTGGCGGCCAACGAGGCCGCGCCCGGTCTGGCGTTCCAGCGATTGGCCCAGCTCGAGCTCGCCGACCGCGGTGAGCATCCCGACCGTGAACAGGGCAGGCCGGACGCCCCCGTGCTGCAGATCCTGGTGAATGACCTGGCGTACGCCATCGACGAGGTCTGGCGAGCCGGCTGCCACCCGATCGAAGGCCGGGATGATCTGTTCGCCGATCCGGACGGCAACCGGTTCCGGCTGATCCCGCGCGTCGTGCCACCGCCGCCCGAACCGCATGCCTGGCGCCGATTCGTCGCCATCGGTGATTCGGTCAGCGAGGGCATGGTCGACCCCGACGGTCGCGGCCAGTGGATCGGCTGGTCGGACCGTTTCGCCGCCCATATCTCCACGAGCCAGACTGAACCGCTCGAGTACGCCAACCTCGCCATCTCCGGCTATCGCGTGCACGACATCAAGACGCAGCAATTCGATGCCGCCCTCGCGATGGAGCCGGACCTGCTCAGCATCGTCGGCGGGGTCAATGACGTGATCTCGCTGCGGCCCGACTTCGACCAGATCGAGGCGGACCTTGAGGTGATGTTCGCCCGGGCGCGAGCGAAGGGCATCACCGTCATCACGTTCACCTTTCCCGACATCTCCCGGGTGAATCCGCTCGCGACGGTGGTCCGTGACCGGCTGCGGACGCTGAACGCCATTACGCGTCGTCTCGCCTGGGAGCACGGGGTCCTGTTCGTCGACTTCGAATACATCGACGTCGCCGGCGACCCCCGCGTCTACGGCGAGGACCGGCTGCACATCAACACGCTCGGTCATGTCCGGGTCGCGGCGGGCATGGCCTGGCTGCTCGGGCTGCCCGGGTTCGATCGCAGCTGGGCCGTCGGCATCGACGATCAACCCGGCGAGACCAGCGGCGGGGCCACGGATCACCCCCGCGCGGGTGCCCGGTCACACCTCGACTGGGCCCGGCGCCATTTCGGCCCGTGGGTCGTGGCGGGTCTGCGCGGCAAGGAATACAGCCAGGGCAAGGAGTGCAAGCGCCCGGCCCTCACCCACGTCGAGGTCCGCCCCGACGAGTGATCGCCCCGCGCAGGCAGGCGGGCAGAGTGCTCAGGCCGGCGGGGGCGCGAACTGGGCCTGCACGTCGGCGATGCGACCCTGCGGATCGAAGGCGACGCGGACGTTCCCCTCGGGGAACCCGATGTTGAGGGCCGAGAAGTTGGGCTCCCATCCATAGGGGAGGTTGCGGGCCTGGGCGTACCCCTGCACTGCCCGGCGATGGTCGTGCACCCAACCGGGGGCGGAGATGGCGCTCATGAGAATGCGGGGGAAGCGGATGCCGCTCGGCGGGGCGGGCATGAACCCGGCCGCGTCGACGAGCATGACGACCCGCGTACCGCCGCCGGCCATGATCTGGGCGGTGGGGATGCCGCTGATACGGCATGAGACCGCCGCCATCCGGGTGGCGAACTCGGCGAGGCGATCGGTGCCCGGCTCGTCATCCGGCACCGGGAGTTCGCCCGAGGCGAGCTCCGGGATGCCCCGACTCTCGCCGAACTCCCGGATGCGCTGCGACATGGCCACGACGGGGGAATCGGTGAACTGGGGGTTCGCCCAGGCCCAGAGGGCCGACCGCGGGTTGTCGGCCACCGAGCCGAGCAGGTGGATGCGCGCCACGACCTCGTCGCGCTTGTGGAGCTTGGGGACATAGGTGATCTGCTGCCGCGGGAGATCGAGCGTCATCTGCTCCGATCCACCGCCGGTCTGCTGGGTGATCCAATCGACGAAAGCTCCGTGATCCTCGACATAGACCAGGATCGAGTCGTCGAGCACGTCGTTGATAGTCAGTCCGCTCACACGGGCCACTCTATGCAACGAGGCCCCGGGTCAATTGCGACGGCGCCGATCGACGAGCTGCGCGCGGGCGAATCGGCCGACGGTCAGGGTGTCCCAACCGTCGAAGGCCGCACCGACGCCGCCTCCCAGCACCGGCACGCGCTTCGTCATGGCCACGACCACCCGCTTGCCGGTGACGCGCGCCAGGAGGTCGGCGGCGACCCGGTCGGAGATCTTCTGGTCGAGCGCGTGGTCGAACACCGGCGCCGTCGCCACGACGAGTGGGGAGGTCGGCAGGTCGTCGTCGCCCAGTGTCTTGTCGAGGTTGTCGCCGATGAGGCACATCGCGATAGCCGTGCGCACGCGCGGATCGTCGATGTCGTAGCCCCGCAGGTGGGCGATCGTCGCAACGAGCCGCGCCTGCAGCACCGCCACGCCCGCAATGTTGGCGGGCATCGCGAAGAACGTCGTGAGGACGCCGCCGATATTGGTGACGAACCCCTGTCCGCCGGCCATGGTCACGTGAAGTTGCATGAGGGCCTCGATGGCCGCCTCGGCGTCGCCATGCTTGCGCAGCTGGTTGGCAGCGGATTCTTTGGCGGGTGGCAGAGCGCTGTAGCCGTCGATGGCCAGTGTCAGGACTTTGCGCAACACGTTGCCGGCCGCGCTCGGGACCTTGCCCAGGGGGACCAGGCTGCCGAAGGAATTGCCGTTGCCGGTGGCCATGTCCACCTCTCCTCGCTGCGGCTGCAGTGATGGGCCGCACAGCCACTTTACGCAGCCACGGAAGCGCGCGGCTCGGTGCTGTCCCCGAAGTTCCCCGGATTCGGATCCTCGGGCGTGAGGAATCAACCAATGGAAGTGCGGATCGGCACGCCGTGGCTTCGATGGCACACTGGCCGCGTGAACCTCCCTGATCCCTCCGACCCGAGGACGTGGCCCGCTCGCGACCTCATCACGGCGTCGATCGGGATGGACCCGGACTTCATTCTCCGCGCGTACGCCCGCGGTCTCTTCCCCATGCCCATGGGTTATGGGGCGATCGGTTGGTTCTCGCCGGTGCGACGCGGCATCCTGCCGCTTGATCCTCCCTCGGACGCTGACTGCACCCAGGGTGGCCTGCGTGTGAGCCGGTCGCTGCGCAAGACCGCGAAGCGCTATTCGATCACCATCGATACCGCATTCGACGAGGTCCTCGACCGCTGTGGTGATCCCGACCGCGAGCACGGCTGGATCGATGACAGCGTCCGCCTCAACTATGGCGAACTCCATCGCCGCGGGCATGCCCACTCGATTGAGGCCCGCGACGCCGATGGCCGTCTCGTGGGTGGTCTCTATGGCATCGGCATCGGCGGCTTCTTCGCCGGTGAATCCATGTTCCACGACCCGGAGCGGGGCCGGGATGCCTCCAAGGCAGCCCTCATCGCGCTCGTCGGCCTGCTGACCCGCGACGGCGCGCCCGGGCGCCTGCTCGACGTGCAGTGGCGCACCGACCATCTCGCCACCCTCGGCGTCATCGAGATCCCGCGCGACGACTACCTCGCGCGCCTCAAGCGCGCCCTTCAGTTGCCCGAGCCGCAATGGACTGTGTTGGACTGAGTGGCCGTGTCAGACTGAGTCATGCCCGAGATGCCCGAGGTCGAGTCGCTGCGCAGGTTCCTGATCGAGCGGTGCGTCGGGCGGGTGTACGCGCGATTGGAACTCACGGCGTTCTCCGCCCTCAAGACCTTCCAGACGCCGCTCACCGCCCTGGCGGGTCTCGAAATCGATGACGTCGTGCGCCGGGGCAAGTTCCTCGCGGTGTCGTCCGACGGGCTCTGGCTGGCTTTCCATCTGGCCCGCGCCGGGTGGCTGCGCTGGAAGGACGCGATGCCCGACAAGCCCGCTCGTCCCGGTCGCGGGCCGCTGGCGCTGCGCGTCGTCCTCGATGACGGGTCGGGTTTCGAGCTGACCGAGGCGGGTACGCAACGCAAGCTCCAGATCCACGTCGTGTCGGATCTGTCGGAGGTGCCCCAGATCGCCACGCTCGGACCGGATCCTCTGGCCGACGACTTCACCGCAGAGGTGTTCGACGAGATCCTCACGAAAGCCGGCCGGGCCCAGCTCAAGGGCGTTCTCAAGGATCAGAGGATCATCGCGGGGGTGGGGAATGCGTACTCGGATGAGATCCTCCACGCCGCGAAACTGTCGCCGTTCAAACCCGCGAACGGACTCGACGACGAGCAGCGGGCGCTGTTGTTCGAGGCCCTGCGCACCGAGCTGACCGAGGCCATCGAGCGCTCGGCCGGTCTGGCGGCGAAA
Coding sequences:
- a CDS encoding SRPBCC family protein; the encoded protein is MHHTVTCTQTLDAEPADVWAAWIDMESYPTWDPREEELRLDGPFGEGATGWSKQVGPRPGTRFTITDVDPGRGFTTTCPLPGGALEIRHRIEGGTPTGVRVEKTYTARGPMTLAFRLVFARGIRASTPGTFAALEAEARSRSLR
- a CDS encoding MarR family transcriptional regulator, which codes for MTPEGSGATPEAVGPLASTGYWLHRISLAWLRDLDAALTPLGLTHTQFLVLGAVGWLSRENETPRQQAVADFAGVDRMMTSKVLAALEKADLVERVPDPDDARGRLCHLTPVGRATLDAATNEARHVDAEWFDDLHLRDSLRRQLARRG
- a CDS encoding GAF and ANTAR domain-containing protein produces the protein MPETSLAGVLNELVLGDPTIEQVLDRVLDLAMRLIPHVDGASITLFRADMKPYTLRASDEWVRTVDKLQYELLQGPCIEVAATSAPTSGSADLASSTDWPVFGPAASEAGVRSLLAAGLSAHPDPNVPTSPPGALNLYSRHSAAFTAEEREEALLLAAIAGIGVQLVAARNDVERLREALSSRDVIGQAKGILMERHGVDDAAAFTILRRASNDLNVKLRDVAAELAASAGLAPDVTPRNGSHADRPAKK
- a CDS encoding sigma-70 family RNA polymerase sigma factor — its product is MPHDLSAVPADSLRPQRSTLDHCVDTILSPARHDSPDDVAALVAEVVMVALPLADSLARRYQGRGVDPDDLLQVARLGLVKAAQRYRPGSPGGFSAYAIPTITGEIKRHFRDHQWLVRPPRAIQDLRRRVADCRGALSQALGRTVTDEEIARELGIDADLVRAVVLAGGAYGATSDEALAEHPVREHGFDHVLGYLTMQSLLDRLDERDARLFLLRFVEGWSQSAIAAELGVSQMQVSRLLGRLTLRIRRELGAQDPTD
- a CDS encoding inositol monophosphatase family protein, encoding MNDSLLTLARRVTAEAAERAARARREGVELTGLKSTPTDVVTRADQETEAYLVSELLRARPDDGILGEEGEGVASTSGLTWVIDPIDGTVNYLYDIPAWAVSVAVVEGDPDPATWRTLAGCVVNPLAREMYAAAAGVGATLNDRPLELEPRSELASALVATGFAYAAERRLEQAAIAARVIGRVRDLRRMGAASLDLCGVAAGRLDAYWETGLHPWDHAAGALIAREAGAVVSGLEAGSREGWAFTLAANPGLAEQIRMMLFSSGAP
- the ppk2 gene encoding polyphosphate kinase 2; its protein translation is MMQNLREYIDRLRAEGYTVGNAKDEDPDLIDPGGKAVETWEEDYPYDTRMSRDEYDEIKYQLQVELLKAQYWSEDNDLRHIIIFEGRDAAGKGGTIKRFTQHLNPRMARVVALAKPSDRERGQWYFQRYIQHFPTFGELVMFDRSWYNRAGVERVMGFCTDDEYEQFMAQAPAFEKMIVESGIHLTKFWFSVTQHEQRTRFAIRQIDPVRQWKLSPMDLESLDKWEAYTSAKEQMFLRTDTDWAPWTTIKSNDKKRARIEAMRAFLVQFDYPDKNHEIIGTPDPLIVRRGRDAVGD
- a CDS encoding LuxR C-terminal-related transcriptional regulator, which encodes MSATVISPEPPAVDPFLRQFRSACLERAGIDVRFMSGMPAMRRKLSELDGMRASERLSIITRFGPRPQGPSARARATRVLVPPEIATGPTLDHLVALSEEGVDVRLSERATKRLTIVNRKIALVELTGVLGRGEPESVRINNPALIRMAASRFEQIWATAAPLTDTAAITINRFTDRQRRVLEMLADGLTDEQVSRELGLSARSIRSEMACVRQVLGARSRFEAGMKYAELIRA
- a CDS encoding GDSL-type esterase/lipase family protein; amino-acid sequence: MIGRLHHVVLPSRDPRQAAQFWSRILSLPIVADSGDRVIVAANEAAPGLAFQRLAQLELADRGEHPDREQGRPDAPVLQILVNDLAYAIDEVWRAGCHPIEGRDDLFADPDGNRFRLIPRVVPPPPEPHAWRRFVAIGDSVSEGMVDPDGRGQWIGWSDRFAAHISTSQTEPLEYANLAISGYRVHDIKTQQFDAALAMEPDLLSIVGGVNDVISLRPDFDQIEADLEVMFARARAKGITVITFTFPDISRVNPLATVVRDRLRTLNAITRRLAWEHGVLFVDFEYIDVAGDPRVYGEDRLHINTLGHVRVAAGMAWLLGLPGFDRSWAVGIDDQPGETSGGATDHPRAGARSHLDWARRHFGPWVVAGLRGKEYSQGKECKRPALTHVEVRPDE
- a CDS encoding DUF6882 domain-containing protein → MSGLTINDVLDDSILVYVEDHGAFVDWITQQTGGGSEQMTLDLPRQQITYVPKLHKRDEVVARIHLLGSVADNPRSALWAWANPQFTDSPVVAMSQRIREFGESRGIPELASGELPVPDDEPGTDRLAEFATRMAAVSCRISGIPTAQIMAGGGTRVVMLVDAAGFMPAPPSGIRFPRILMSAISAPGWVHDHRRAVQGYAQARNLPYGWEPNFSALNIGFPEGNVRVAFDPQGRIADVQAQFAPPPA
- the aat gene encoding leucyl/phenylalanyl-tRNA--protein transferase; translated protein: MNLPDPSDPRTWPARDLITASIGMDPDFILRAYARGLFPMPMGYGAIGWFSPVRRGILPLDPPSDADCTQGGLRVSRSLRKTAKRYSITIDTAFDEVLDRCGDPDREHGWIDDSVRLNYGELHRRGHAHSIEARDADGRLVGGLYGIGIGGFFAGESMFHDPERGRDASKAALIALVGLLTRDGAPGRLLDVQWRTDHLATLGVIEIPRDDYLARLKRALQLPEPQWTVLD
- a CDS encoding DNA-formamidopyrimidine glycosylase family protein, with product MPEMPEVESLRRFLIERCVGRVYARLELTAFSALKTFQTPLTALAGLEIDDVVRRGKFLAVSSDGLWLAFHLARAGWLRWKDAMPDKPARPGRGPLALRVVLDDGSGFELTEAGTQRKLQIHVVSDLSEVPQIATLGPDPLADDFTAEVFDEILTKAGRAQLKGVLKDQRIIAGVGNAYSDEILHAAKLSPFKPANGLDDEQRALLFEALRTELTEAIERSAGLAAKDLKGEKKSGLRVHGRTGEACAVCGDTIAQVSFADSSLQYCPTCQTGGKPLADRRLSKLLK